Proteins encoded within one genomic window of Micromonospora halotolerans:
- a CDS encoding prenyltransferase/squalene oxidase repeat-containing protein, with protein sequence MSLTAGPARVTRAGDARAGQARELVEAMVDNPAGETSASVYETGRLVGLAPWLPGHDLRVSWLLDRQRADGGWGGPGGYALVPTLSATEALLTVLRRGEHGPAAPLADAAHRGLAFLAGALDAAAPPDLPATDLIVPALREAVERHLAQPPAGLADWAGVRLPLPAGIDPDRLTRVRGLLATGRPVPEKLAHALEVAGEGARRAAGVRPAGVGAVGASPAATAAWLGRPEPGSALDYLRAVGSRGPVPCASPITVFERAWVLGILARAGVPLAVPGSLLAELRAAVGVSGAATGPGLPADADTTSVTLYALARLGRPLDVSRLDAYDTGGHFCTWPGEDGASVTTNAHVLDALGQHPGHPGVAATVDRVAGWLVERQEPDGSWDDRWHASAYYATYCVLLALADHAAGAAALAAVERGVGWLLDTQRSDGSWGRWGGTAEETAYAVLALSGAGRPGDTRVDAALVRGRRRLSEWDGRADGPALWHDKDLYRPTLIVRAAVLAASWSADPTPTGPATP encoded by the coding sequence GTGAGCCTCACCGCGGGACCCGCGCGGGTCACCCGTGCCGGCGACGCCCGCGCCGGGCAGGCCCGGGAACTCGTCGAGGCCATGGTGGACAACCCGGCCGGGGAGACCTCCGCGTCGGTCTACGAGACCGGCCGGCTGGTGGGCCTGGCGCCCTGGCTGCCCGGCCACGACCTCCGCGTCTCCTGGCTGCTCGACCGGCAGCGCGCCGACGGCGGGTGGGGCGGCCCCGGCGGGTACGCCCTGGTGCCGACCCTGAGCGCCACCGAGGCGCTGCTGACCGTGCTGCGGCGGGGCGAGCACGGTCCGGCCGCGCCGCTGGCCGACGCCGCGCACCGGGGCCTGGCCTTCCTGGCCGGCGCCCTCGACGCCGCCGCCCCGCCCGACCTGCCGGCCACCGACCTGATCGTGCCGGCGCTGCGCGAGGCCGTCGAACGGCACCTCGCGCAACCCCCGGCCGGGCTGGCCGACTGGGCCGGGGTCCGCCTGCCGCTGCCGGCCGGCATCGACCCGGACCGGCTGACCCGGGTACGCGGCCTGCTGGCCACCGGGCGGCCCGTGCCCGAGAAGTTGGCGCACGCGCTGGAGGTGGCCGGCGAGGGCGCCCGCCGGGCGGCCGGGGTGCGACCCGCCGGGGTCGGCGCGGTCGGTGCCTCGCCCGCCGCGACGGCCGCCTGGCTCGGCCGCCCCGAGCCCGGCTCCGCCCTGGACTACCTCCGGGCGGTCGGCTCGCGCGGTCCGGTGCCCTGCGCCAGCCCGATCACCGTCTTCGAGCGCGCCTGGGTGCTCGGCATCCTGGCCCGGGCCGGCGTGCCGCTGGCCGTCCCCGGGTCGCTCCTGGCGGAGCTGCGGGCGGCCGTCGGGGTGTCCGGTGCGGCCACCGGACCGGGGCTGCCCGCCGACGCCGACACCACCTCGGTGACCCTGTACGCGCTCGCCCGGCTGGGCCGGCCGCTCGACGTGTCCCGGCTCGACGCGTACGACACCGGAGGGCACTTCTGCACCTGGCCGGGGGAGGACGGGGCGTCGGTGACCACCAACGCCCACGTGCTCGACGCCCTCGGGCAGCACCCCGGCCACCCGGGCGTGGCGGCCACCGTGGACCGGGTCGCCGGCTGGCTGGTCGAGCGGCAGGAGCCGGACGGCTCGTGGGACGACCGGTGGCACGCGTCGGCGTACTACGCGACGTACTGCGTGCTGCTCGCGCTCGCCGACCACGCCGCCGGCGCCGCGGCGCTGGCCGCCGTCGAGCGGGGCGTCGGCTGGCTGCTGGACACCCAGCGGTCGGACGGCTCGTGGGGGCGCTGGGGCGGCACCGCCGAGGAGACCGCGTACGCGGTCCTCGCGCTGTCCGGCGCCGGGCGGCCGGGAGACACCCGGGTCGACGCGGCGCTCGTGCGGGGGCGGCGGCGACTGTCCGAGTGGGACGGACGCGCTGATGGGCCGGCCCTGTGGCACGACAAGGATCTCTACCGTCCGACCCTGATCGTGCGCGCGGCGGTGCTGGCCGCGTCGTGGTCGGCCGACCCAACTCCCACCGGGCCGGCAACACCATGA
- a CDS encoding SAM-dependent methyltransferase, producing MDRQRLSSIAHSHHPIAAPISGVNVNRLLRRAGRQPAARVLDLGCGEGSWALQALAHYPDGHADGVDVSPYALERAAGAAAERGLADRLTLHERDARTYVPDGDYDLVLCVGSTNAFGGFGETLELAGRHVNADGVLMVGEGFWQVPPTPEALAALDAKPEEFTDLAGLVDAAEQAGWTPVYAHVSDAAEWDDYEWSWIGSLTEWALDNPGHPDAAEALTAAREHRDQWLRGYRAVLGFVTLVLRRI from the coding sequence GTGGATCGTCAACGGCTCAGCAGCATCGCGCACTCGCACCACCCGATCGCGGCACCGATCTCCGGTGTCAACGTCAACCGGCTCCTGCGCCGGGCGGGCCGCCAGCCGGCGGCCCGCGTCCTCGACCTCGGCTGCGGAGAGGGATCCTGGGCGCTACAGGCCCTCGCGCACTACCCCGACGGGCACGCGGACGGCGTGGACGTCAGCCCGTACGCGCTTGAGCGCGCCGCCGGCGCCGCCGCCGAACGCGGCCTCGCCGACCGGCTGACGCTGCACGAGCGCGACGCCCGGACGTACGTGCCGGACGGCGACTACGACCTGGTGCTGTGCGTCGGGTCGACAAACGCGTTCGGCGGGTTCGGCGAGACGCTGGAGCTGGCCGGCCGGCATGTGAACGCCGACGGCGTGCTGATGGTCGGTGAGGGGTTCTGGCAGGTCCCGCCGACACCGGAGGCCCTCGCGGCGCTCGACGCGAAGCCGGAGGAGTTCACCGACCTCGCCGGCCTGGTCGACGCCGCCGAGCAGGCCGGCTGGACGCCGGTGTACGCCCATGTCAGCGACGCCGCCGAGTGGGACGACTACGAATGGTCGTGGATCGGCTCGCTCACCGAGTGGGCGCTGGACAATCCCGGCCACCCGGACGCCGCCGAAGCGCTCACCGCCGCCCGGGAGCACCGCGACCAGTGGCTGCGCGGGTACCGCGCGGTTCTGGGCTTCGTGACGCTGGTGCTACGCCGTATCTGA
- a CDS encoding fructosamine kinase family protein — MTGPTTFLQECLLRAGMRDVVTVEPATGGLASLAGIATRHDAPPVFVKAFADAPADDVFLAEAEGLAALRKLGGVATPEVILADRELIVLSVLRPRPRSEAFWERFAHALARLHTSTTHPRFGWHRDNWLGRRRQVNTWDDDGFAFFARHRLLRWLGEPRVEAALDAGDRAALERLCDRLPDLLPDRPACLTHGDLWAQNVLATPDGQPALIDPAVSYTWAEVDLAHVWSTSPPSEAQRFFEVYAELTCLDRDWRARMPIIQLRQHLAVLAQFDDDWGAGDQVRATLAPFRTRT; from the coding sequence GTGACAGGGCCGACGACGTTTCTGCAGGAGTGTCTGCTCCGGGCCGGGATGCGCGATGTCGTCACGGTGGAGCCGGCGACGGGTGGGCTGGCGTCGCTCGCGGGCATCGCCACCCGCCACGACGCGCCGCCGGTGTTCGTCAAGGCCTTCGCGGATGCGCCGGCCGACGACGTCTTCCTCGCGGAGGCCGAGGGGCTGGCTGCGCTGCGGAAGCTCGGCGGTGTGGCGACCCCCGAGGTGATCCTGGCGGACCGGGAACTGATCGTGTTGTCGGTGCTGCGACCCCGCCCGCGCAGCGAGGCCTTCTGGGAGCGGTTCGCGCACGCGCTCGCCCGCCTGCACACGAGCACGACCCATCCTCGTTTCGGGTGGCACCGTGACAACTGGCTGGGCCGTCGCCGGCAGGTCAACACCTGGGACGACGACGGGTTCGCCTTCTTCGCCCGGCACCGGCTGCTCCGGTGGCTCGGGGAGCCCCGTGTCGAGGCGGCACTCGACGCCGGCGACCGGGCGGCCCTCGAGCGGCTGTGTGACCGGTTGCCCGACCTGCTGCCCGACCGGCCGGCATGCCTGACGCACGGCGACCTGTGGGCACAGAACGTCCTGGCCACCCCGGACGGGCAGCCCGCGCTGATCGACCCGGCCGTGTCCTACACGTGGGCCGAGGTCGACCTCGCCCACGTCTGGTCCACCTCGCCACCGTCCGAGGCGCAACGGTTCTTCGAGGTCTATGCGGAGCTGACCTGCCTCGACAGGGACTGGCGGGCCCGCATGCCGATCATCCAGCTGCGGCAACATCTCGCCGTGCTGGCCCAGTTCGACGACGACTGGGGCGCGGGCGACCAGGTCCGCGCCACCCTCGCCCCGTTCCGGACGCGAACCTGA
- a CDS encoding roadblock/LC7 domain-containing protein encodes MAQKTASSADLTWLLDDLVGRVKQAEHAVALSTDGLLMASSRGLSRDDGEHLAAMAAGIQSLARGAGKRFGGGQVQQTIIEMQSSFLFVTAAGRNACLAVLASEDADVGLIAYEMAMLVTRVGRFVASPTREQPLGENPAR; translated from the coding sequence GTGGCGCAGAAGACGGCTTCGAGCGCGGACCTGACGTGGTTGCTGGATGACCTGGTCGGCCGGGTCAAGCAGGCGGAACACGCCGTGGCGCTCTCCACCGACGGACTGCTGATGGCCTCGTCCCGCGGGTTGAGCCGGGACGACGGCGAGCACCTCGCGGCGATGGCGGCGGGCATCCAGAGCCTGGCCCGGGGCGCGGGGAAGCGGTTCGGGGGTGGTCAGGTGCAGCAGACCATCATCGAGATGCAGTCGTCGTTCCTGTTCGTCACCGCGGCCGGCCGCAACGCCTGCCTGGCCGTGCTGGCGTCCGAGGACGCCGACGTCGGCCTGATCGCGTACGAGATGGCCATGCTGGTCACCCGGGTCGGCCGGTTCGTCGCCTCACCGACACGGGAACAGCCCCTCGGCGAGAACCCGGCGCGATGA
- a CDS encoding sensor histidine kinase: protein MASLIALWAFAAWVTVRDGFNLLGVQALNARVFEPADPLLLQLQNERRLSLLYLGQSDPDQLQELVAQRQRTDDSASALWRSAQDWRTEIPASDELEQRITDLKTQVEQLGAVRAEVGRKTIDRTATLAAYNEAVDSIFGVFDALGGLDDDEIARDTAALIDLNRARELLSQQDALLTGAVAANRMTVAEQSAFARLVGAQWFLSDRTARDLAPTDRARYQQMTEGEAFRQLRALQDRVLAAKGSDVRPPVTATAWQTAVSRSMEDLRGVILAGGDDIVARATPVAVGVIVRLVLAAGLGLIAVVASIVVSITTARALVRQLERLREAAFRLANERLPSVVERLGHGEEVDVAREAPPLETGDDEIGQVGKAFNAVQETAIRTAVEQAELRRNVREVFLSLARRTQALVHRQLTLLDAMERREHDAEELEDLFRVDHLATRMRRNAENLIVLSGSTPGRAWRRNVPMVDVVRGAVAEVEDYTRVTVRPLGPVSLTGRAVGDVIHLLAELIENGLSFSPPHTTVEVRGMMVSNGFAIEIEDRGLGMGAEELAAANRRIVDRSELNLANAARLGLFVVSRLTERHGVKVQLKESAYGGTTAVVLIPLELVTNDGPDPSTSGGFPVGAGQPAPAAPASPAVESAAAEPAGDRPAATVALAESAGPAEPVADGTEAPAPAPEADADEPRLTPSGLPARTRKRQPSLAEPTAALSPVDARPADAAPAGAAEAAGAPAARTDGGLPVRVRQANLAPELRHDQSAVDDGGSEDDDTVRPPEQVRRMMSSYQSGTRRGRTDAARLLGGAHEAGAPDTGDGQAT, encoded by the coding sequence TTGGCGTCCCTGATCGCGCTCTGGGCCTTCGCGGCTTGGGTGACGGTCCGGGACGGGTTCAACCTGCTCGGCGTGCAGGCGCTCAACGCGCGGGTCTTCGAGCCGGCCGACCCGCTGCTGCTCCAGCTCCAGAACGAGCGGCGGCTGTCGCTGTTGTACCTCGGACAGTCCGACCCGGACCAGCTCCAGGAACTCGTCGCGCAGCGGCAGCGCACCGACGACAGCGCCTCCGCGCTGTGGCGGTCCGCGCAGGACTGGCGCACCGAGATCCCGGCCAGCGACGAGCTGGAGCAGCGGATCACCGACCTGAAGACCCAGGTCGAGCAGCTCGGTGCGGTCCGCGCCGAGGTGGGCCGCAAGACCATCGACCGCACCGCGACGCTGGCCGCGTACAACGAGGCGGTCGACTCCATCTTCGGTGTCTTCGACGCGCTCGGCGGCCTGGACGACGACGAGATCGCCCGGGACACCGCGGCGCTCATCGACCTGAACCGGGCCCGGGAGCTGCTGTCCCAGCAGGACGCCCTGCTCACCGGCGCGGTGGCGGCCAACCGGATGACCGTGGCGGAACAGAGCGCCTTCGCCCGGCTGGTCGGCGCCCAGTGGTTCCTCTCCGACCGCACCGCCCGCGACCTCGCCCCCACCGACCGGGCCCGCTACCAGCAGATGACCGAGGGGGAGGCGTTCCGGCAGCTCCGCGCCCTCCAGGACCGGGTGCTCGCCGCCAAGGGCAGCGACGTGCGCCCGCCGGTCACCGCCACGGCGTGGCAGACCGCCGTGAGCCGGTCGATGGAGGACCTGCGTGGCGTGATCCTCGCCGGCGGCGACGACATCGTGGCCCGGGCCACCCCGGTCGCCGTCGGCGTCATCGTCCGGCTGGTGCTCGCCGCCGGCCTCGGCCTCATCGCGGTCGTGGCGTCCATCGTCGTCTCCATCACGACCGCCCGGGCGCTGGTCCGGCAGCTCGAACGGCTGCGCGAGGCGGCGTTCCGGCTGGCCAACGAGCGGCTGCCCAGCGTGGTCGAGCGGCTGGGCCACGGCGAGGAGGTCGACGTCGCCCGCGAGGCGCCACCGCTGGAGACCGGTGACGACGAGATCGGGCAGGTCGGCAAGGCGTTCAACGCCGTGCAGGAGACCGCCATCCGCACCGCCGTCGAGCAGGCCGAGCTGCGCCGCAACGTCCGCGAGGTCTTCCTCAGCCTGGCCCGGCGCACCCAGGCGCTGGTGCACCGCCAGCTCACCCTGCTCGACGCCATGGAACGCCGGGAGCACGACGCCGAGGAACTGGAGGACCTGTTCCGCGTCGACCACCTGGCCACCCGGATGCGGCGCAACGCGGAGAACCTGATCGTCCTGTCCGGCTCCACGCCGGGCCGGGCGTGGCGGCGCAACGTGCCGATGGTGGACGTGGTGCGCGGCGCGGTCGCCGAGGTCGAGGACTACACCCGGGTCACCGTGCGGCCGCTGGGTCCCGTGTCCCTGACCGGCCGGGCCGTCGGCGACGTCATCCACCTGCTGGCCGAGCTGATCGAGAACGGCCTCTCCTTCTCGCCGCCGCACACCACCGTCGAGGTGCGCGGCATGATGGTGTCCAACGGCTTCGCCATCGAGATCGAGGACCGCGGCCTCGGCATGGGCGCGGAGGAGTTGGCCGCCGCGAACCGGCGCATCGTGGACCGCTCCGAGCTGAACCTGGCCAACGCCGCCCGGCTCGGCCTCTTCGTGGTCAGCCGGCTCACCGAGCGGCACGGGGTGAAGGTGCAGCTCAAGGAATCGGCGTACGGCGGGACGACCGCCGTGGTGCTGATCCCGCTCGAACTGGTCACGAACGACGGGCCGGACCCGAGCACCTCCGGCGGCTTCCCGGTCGGCGCCGGGCAGCCCGCCCCGGCGGCGCCCGCCTCCCCGGCCGTGGAGAGCGCGGCGGCCGAGCCCGCCGGCGACCGGCCGGCCGCCACGGTGGCGCTGGCCGAGAGCGCCGGTCCCGCGGAGCCGGTCGCGGACGGCACGGAAGCGCCCGCCCCGGCGCCGGAGGCCGACGCGGACGAGCCTCGGCTCACCCCGTCCGGGCTGCCGGCGCGTACCCGCAAACGGCAGCCCTCGCTCGCCGAGCCCACCGCGGCGCTGTCCCCGGTGGACGCCCGGCCCGCCGACGCGGCACCGGCCGGCGCGGCGGAGGCGGCCGGCGCGCCGGCGGCCCGCACCGACGGCGGGCTTCCCGTCCGGGTCCGGCAGGCCAACCTGGCGCCGGAACTGCGGCACGACCAGTCCGCCGTCGACGACGGCGGCAGCGAGGACGACGACACGGTGCGCCCGCCGGAGCAGGTGCGCCGGATGATGAGCTCCTACCAGAGCGGCACCCGACGCGGCCGGACCGACGCGGCCCGGCTGCTCGGCGGGGCGCACGAAGCCGGCGCGCCGGACACCGGCGACGGTCAGGCGACCTAG
- a CDS encoding DUF742 domain-containing protein — translation MTGQGDPAEHEWVDDHAGPVVRPYAVTGGRARPVTGTFDLISLVTATRAEVASESGLGPEHVAIVGLCQRIQSVAEIAAHLDLPVGTVRVLLGDLAARSLVQVREPRATPAGLPDDSVFEAVINGLRAL, via the coding sequence ATGACCGGCCAGGGGGACCCCGCGGAGCACGAGTGGGTGGACGACCACGCGGGTCCGGTGGTGCGCCCGTACGCGGTGACCGGTGGCCGGGCCCGCCCGGTGACCGGCACGTTCGATCTGATCTCCCTGGTCACGGCGACCCGGGCGGAGGTGGCGTCGGAGTCCGGGCTCGGCCCGGAACACGTGGCGATCGTCGGTCTCTGCCAGCGGATCCAGTCCGTTGCCGAGATCGCCGCCCACCTCGACCTGCCGGTGGGCACCGTCCGGGTCCTCCTGGGTGACCTGGCGGCCCGCAGCCTGGTGCAGGTCCGTGAGCCGCGGGCGACCCCCGCCGGCCTTCCCGACGACAGTGTTTTCGAGGCGGTAATCAATGGACTACGGGCGCTCTGA
- a CDS encoding VOC family protein translates to MTAPSQYASVRYLVDDVQAAVDFYTTHLGFTVHTNAAPAFADVVRGPLRLLLSGPTSSGARATPADAATAGRNRIHLVVDDLDAAIDRLRSSGSSFRSDVVAGPGGRQILLTDPADNLIELFQPAHRPPRSDTA, encoded by the coding sequence ATGACAGCACCCAGCCAGTACGCCAGCGTTCGCTACCTGGTCGACGACGTCCAGGCCGCCGTCGACTTCTACACCACCCATCTCGGGTTCACCGTCCACACCAATGCCGCTCCTGCGTTCGCGGACGTGGTTCGCGGCCCGCTGCGGTTGCTGCTGTCCGGACCGACCAGCTCGGGCGCCCGCGCCACCCCCGCCGACGCCGCCACCGCCGGGCGCAACCGGATCCACCTGGTCGTCGATGACCTGGACGCCGCGATCGACCGACTGCGCAGCTCCGGATCGTCCTTCCGCAGCGACGTGGTTGCCGGCCCGGGCGGACGCCAGATCCTGCTGACCGACCCCGCCGACAACCTGATCGAACTGTTCCAACCCGCCCACCGACCGCCACGATCAGATACGGCGTAG
- a CDS encoding winged helix DNA-binding domain-containing protein: MVDQRQVMNFRVRAQQLDRAEGTLADTAVLDIGVQDTGTDGGRWALAIRGVDVTALSTEELILLWTVRGAPHLYRRADVGKVAAAVEPFSDADAGKRIYDAARPLKAAGIGNLAALDEVAAQMRAVVTAPTVKGDVSGRLAEVMPEPYLRFCRPCDATHLYEMPFRLAAVRAGLELELDTSPPVLHRIRGFKKAVAPGDRFDLVRAYLRLLGPATPKHVADYLDAPVKEVKARWPEDVVEVPVDGEARSLLAADEQALESADATATRLLGPFDLFLQAKDRTTLVPDTARAKELWPVLGRPGAVLVDGQLVGTWRPRKSGRTVKLTVQPWQKLPATTRDTIVEEAERLAAHRTVSLAGVEFAD, translated from the coding sequence GTGGTTGATCAGCGCCAGGTGATGAACTTCCGCGTGCGGGCCCAGCAGCTCGACCGGGCCGAGGGCACGCTCGCAGACACCGCCGTGCTCGACATCGGGGTGCAGGACACCGGCACGGACGGCGGCCGGTGGGCGCTGGCCATCCGCGGGGTCGATGTGACGGCGCTGTCCACGGAGGAGCTGATCCTGCTGTGGACCGTGCGCGGCGCTCCCCACCTCTACCGCCGTGCGGACGTGGGGAAGGTGGCGGCCGCGGTCGAGCCGTTCTCCGACGCCGACGCGGGCAAGCGCATCTACGACGCCGCCAGGCCGTTGAAGGCCGCCGGCATCGGCAACCTGGCCGCCCTGGACGAGGTGGCCGCTCAGATGCGGGCCGTCGTCACCGCGCCGACGGTCAAGGGAGATGTCTCCGGGCGCCTGGCCGAGGTGATGCCCGAGCCGTATCTGCGGTTCTGCCGACCGTGCGACGCCACCCACCTCTACGAGATGCCGTTCCGGCTGGCCGCCGTACGGGCCGGGCTGGAGCTGGAACTCGACACCTCGCCGCCGGTCCTGCACCGCATCCGGGGGTTCAAGAAGGCCGTCGCCCCGGGCGACAGGTTCGACCTCGTCCGCGCGTACCTCCGTCTGCTCGGCCCGGCCACCCCCAAGCACGTGGCGGACTACCTCGACGCCCCGGTCAAGGAAGTGAAGGCACGCTGGCCCGAAGATGTGGTCGAGGTGCCGGTCGACGGCGAGGCCCGGTCGCTCCTGGCCGCCGACGAACAGGCCCTGGAATCGGCCGACGCCACGGCGACCCGCCTGCTCGGCCCGTTCGACCTCTTCCTCCAGGCCAAGGACCGGACGACCCTGGTGCCGGACACGGCCCGCGCCAAGGAGTTGTGGCCGGTGCTGGGCCGACCCGGCGCAGTCCTGGTCGACGGTCAACTGGTCGGCACCTGGCGTCCCCGCAAGTCCGGCAGGACGGTGAAGCTCACCGTCCAGCCCTGGCAGAAACTGCCCGCCACCACCCGCGACACCATCGTCGAAGAGGCTGAACGCCTCGCCGCCCACCGCACCGTCTCCCTGGCCGGCGTCGAATTCGCCGACTGA
- a CDS encoding GTP-binding protein: protein MDYGRSERPAGAAPLPTAIKILIAGGFGVGKTTLVGAVSETRPLRTEEVLTETGIGIDDLSGVEEKTTTTVAMDFGRITLSDDLVLYLFGTPGQDRFWFVWDELALGAIGAVVLADTRRLADCFPSIDYFEGRGTPFVVAVNCFEGAKQFRLDEVQGALDLDPDVPVVLCDARDRESVKEVLITLLEYAMKLREERRRAAGE from the coding sequence ATGGACTACGGGCGCTCTGAGCGGCCGGCGGGAGCGGCGCCGCTGCCCACCGCGATCAAGATCCTGATCGCCGGTGGTTTCGGCGTGGGCAAGACCACCCTGGTCGGCGCGGTCAGCGAGACCCGGCCGCTGCGGACGGAAGAGGTGCTGACCGAGACCGGGATCGGCATCGACGACCTGTCCGGTGTGGAGGAGAAGACCACCACCACCGTGGCGATGGACTTCGGCCGCATCACCCTCAGCGACGACCTGGTGCTCTACCTGTTCGGCACCCCCGGGCAGGACCGGTTCTGGTTCGTCTGGGACGAGTTGGCGCTGGGCGCCATCGGCGCGGTGGTGCTCGCCGACACCCGCCGGCTGGCCGACTGCTTCCCGTCGATCGACTACTTCGAGGGGCGCGGCACGCCGTTCGTGGTGGCGGTGAACTGCTTCGAGGGTGCCAAGCAGTTCCGGCTGGACGAGGTGCAGGGCGCGCTCGACCTGGACCCGGACGTGCCCGTGGTGCTCTGTGACGCGCGGGACCGGGAGTCGGTCAAGGAGGTGCTGATCACGCTGCTGGAGTACGCCATGAAGCTGCGCGAGGAGCGTCGGCGCGCCGCCGGGGAGTGA
- a CDS encoding SRPBCC family protein, with translation MSTESRHLSVHIDRPVAEVYAFASDPRNLPRWAPGLGNSIVREDGAWFVETPEGRAQVTFAPRNEYGVLDHEVVTPAGETVYVPLRAIADADGCEVVFTLRRSPGMTDAEFARDAGLVTGDLARLRTVLEVGTT, from the coding sequence ATGTCCACGGAATCCCGGCACCTGAGCGTGCACATCGACCGGCCGGTCGCCGAGGTCTACGCGTTCGCCTCCGACCCCCGCAACCTGCCCCGCTGGGCACCCGGCCTGGGCAACTCGATCGTGCGCGAGGACGGCGCCTGGTTCGTCGAGACGCCGGAGGGCCGCGCCCAGGTCACCTTCGCCCCGCGCAACGAGTACGGCGTGCTCGACCACGAGGTCGTGACGCCCGCCGGGGAGACGGTGTACGTGCCGCTGCGGGCCATCGCGGACGCCGACGGCTGTGAGGTGGTCTTCACGCTGCGCCGCTCGCCCGGCATGACCGACGCCGAGTTCGCCCGGGACGCCGGGCTCGTCACCGGGGACCTGGCCCGGCTCAGGACGGTGCTGGAAGTCGGGACGACGTGA